The following are encoded together in the Citrus sinensis cultivar Valencia sweet orange chromosome 1, DVS_A1.0, whole genome shotgun sequence genome:
- the LOC102614690 gene encoding beta-1,2-xylosyltransferase XYXT1-like, which produces MARVPYTNAIGSLMYATMCTNPDISYVVGLEVVCDLYSYADWGSDLDERKSTSGYFCVLSEKKRRKMLYDSILARSFSKHEQKKFKYGALIGLFVIALSFCTVLKPYLAPLPAALNLRVPMDIGLKKLMVKDTVSFQLTFKNTSSSQLLITNATMNNSEQMVKDSLPNKKIEPSYCSTTQRSEFCDIKDDIRIEASSGTVFISSSEAAGINNRSWIIRPYARKADSTAMNWVRKWAVKSVTNRQELPKCTQNHGVPAILFSNGGYAGNHFHDFTDIIVPLYLTSRQFNGEVQFLVTNKKHDWIDKFRELLQKLSNHDIIDVDQENDIGKVHCFPGGIIGLKAHDQKELIIDPSKSSYTMTDFKQFLRSCYSLQKSTAITINKKESKKKMPRLLIISRKRTRTFTNASKIARMARRLGFKVVVAEADMRLSRFARIVNSCDVLLGVHGAGLANIVFLPENAVFIQVVPIAVEWLARDYFEEPSKAMKLRYLEYKIKAEESTLIQQYPIDHQVVRDPSSILKMGWSAFKSLYLDKQNVQLDLNRFGGTLLKALELLHQ; this is translated from the exons ATGGCTAGAGTTCCTTATACAAATGCCATTGGAAGTCTCATGTATGCCACGATGTGTACAAATCCTGATATCAGTTATGTTGTAGGACTG GAGGTGGTTTGCGACTTATATTCATATGCTGACTGGGGTAGTGATCTAGATGAGCGTAAATCAACCTCAGGATAT TTTTGCGTTTTGAGtgagaaaaagagaaggaaaatgTTGTATGATTCAATACTTGCTCGAAGCTTTAGCAAGCACGAgcagaaaaaattcaaatatggGGCATTAATTGGTTTATTTGTTATTGCATTGAGTTTCTGCACTGTGCTGAAGCCTTATTTGGCTCCTCTACCAGCAGCTC TAAATTTGCGGGTGCCGATGGACATTGGTCTGAAGAAGCTAATGGTCAAAGATACAGTCAGTTTCCAGCTTACATTCAAGAATACCAGCAGCTCCCAGCTGCTAATAACCAATGCTACGATGAACAATTCTGAACAAATGGTAAAAG ATTCTTTACCCAACAAGAAAATTGAACCAAGCTACTGCAGCACAACTCAAAGATCAGAATTTTGCGACATCAAAGATGATATAAGGATTGAAGCAAGTTCAGGCACGGTGTTTATTTCTTCATCTGAAGCGGCCGGCATCAATAATCGCTCATGGATTATAAGACCTTATGCTCGTAAAGCAGACTCAACAGCAATGAATTGGGTCAGGAAATGGGCTGTAAAATCAGTAACGAATCGCCAAGAACTCCCAAAATGCACTCAAAATCACGGTGTTCCAGCCATTCTTTTTTCCAATGGAGGATACGCAGGAAACCACTTTCATGACTTCACAGACATTATTGTGCCGCTGTATTTAACTTCTAGACAGTTCAATGGAGAAGTTCAATTTCTTGTCACCAATAAAAAGCACGATTGGATAGACAAGTTCCGAGAGTTACTGCAAAAGTTATCAAATCATGACATCATCGACGTTGatcaagaaaatgatattGGCAAGGTTCATTGCTTCCCAGGAGGGATCATTGGGCTTAAAGCTCATGATCAGAAAGAGCTGATCATTGATCCTTCGAAGTCATCTTATACAATGACAGACTTTAAGCAATTCTTAAGAAGTTGTTATTCGTTACAAAAGTCCACTGCCATCACAATCAACAAGAAggaaagcaaaaagaaaatgccgCGGCTTCTGATAATCTCGCGGAAGAGAACAAGAACTTTTACCAATGCCAGTAAGATAGCTCGAATGGCTAGAAGATTAGGCTTCAAAGTGGTGGTGGCAGAGGCGGATATGAGATTATCAAGATTCGCGAGAATTGTGAATTCTTGTGATGTGTTGTTGGGAGTTCACGGAGCTGGCTTGGCCAACATTGTGTTCCTTCCTGAAAATGCTGTGTTTATTCAAGTCGTTCCTATTGCGGTTGAATGGTTGGCGAGAGATTATTTCGAAGAGCCTTCAAAGGCTATGAAGTTGAGGTACTTGGAGTATAAGATAAAGGCAGAAGAAAGCACTTTGATACAACAATACCCAATTGATCATCAAGTTGTAAGAGATCcttcttcaattttaaaaatgggATGGAGTGCTTTCAAGTCTTTGTACTTGGATAAACAAAACGTGCAGCTTGATTTGAACAGGTTCGGAGGCACTTTGTTGAAAGCCCTTGAGCTTTTGCATCAGTAA